The window TCTGAGCAAAATCTTCGAAGGCGCACCGCGTTTCTCGACGTATGGTGAAGTCGAGATGGCGCTGGCGTCCGAAGCACTCACCTTCCAAAGCCCGGTCTGGTATTGGGTCGGCGAGCAGTATGGCGAGGAAGAAGGCTCTTGGAAGCGTACGGCTGCAGGTCGAGTGCTGTTCAACTCCATTGTGCCCGACCAGCTCGGCTTCCAAAACCGCACGTTTGGCAAGAAGGAACTCGGAGACATTGTCTTCGACAGCTTCGAGAACGCGGGCCTCGGCCGGACTACCGAATTCTTGGACGATCTGAAGAACTTCGGATTCCGTTACGCCACCATGGGTGGAATCAGCGTTGGTATCGCTGACCTTGAGGTGCCGATGGAGAAGGCTGACATCCTGAAGGAAGCGGACGAGCAGATCGCACGCTTCCAGAAAGCTTACTCGAGCGGATTTATCTCCAACGGTGAGCGTTACAACAAGGTCATCGATACATGGACGCACGCGAACAACGATGTTGCGGACGCCATGGTACGCCACTTGGAGCAGTCGAAAGACGGCTTCAACCCGGTGTACATGATGATGTCCTCCGGAGCTCGTGGTAACCGAGACCAGATGCGTCAGTTGGCCGGAATGCGTGGCCTCATGGCTAAGCCGCAGAAGAAGCTGACGGGTGGAATCGGTGAGATCATCGAGTCGCCCATTAAGTCGAACTTCCGCGAGGGCCTTACGGTGGTGGAGTACTTCATCTCCACCCACGGTGCACGGAAGGGTCTGGCCGATACTGCACTCAAGACCGCAGATGCTGGATATCTGACCCGTCGCCTCGTCGACGTGGCTCAGGACGTCACTGTCATGCACGAGGATTGTGGGACCATCCTCGGCCTGGAGATGACGGCGCTGAAGGAGGGTGAGGACATCATCGAGGCGCTCATGGACCGGATCGTCGGTAACGTGGCGCTCGAAGATGTCTACGATCCCATTGATGGTGAGTTACTGGTGGAGGCCGGCGCGTTGATTGACGAGGTCGCGTCGGAAGACATTGAGGAAGCGGGTCTTCAGATGGTGAAGATCCGGTCGGTGCTGACCTGTGAGGCGCTACGTGGTATTTGCCGCCAGTGCTACGGCCGCAACCTGGCAACCATGAAAATGGTCGACATTGGTGAGGCCGTCGGGATCATTGCCGCGCAGTCGATTGGTGAGCCGGGAACGCAGCTCACGCTGCGGACCTTCCACATTGGTGGTACGGCATCCCGCATCGCTGCGCAGACACAGCGTAAGTCCAAGATCGACGGTATCGTCGAGTTGGAGCGTGTCACGACCGTTGTCACGCCTGAAAAGGACAAGATCGTTACGTCTCGAGAGGGTGAAATTCTCTTGAAGACCAAAGAGGGTGCCATTCGGAGCCGTCTCGCGGTGCCGTACGGTGCTACTCTTTCGGTGGCCGAAGACGCGTCTATCGATGCGGGGGACCTGCTCTTCAGCTGGGACCCCTACTCAGAGCCGATCGTCGCTGACTCGAAGGGTGTGATTCGCTTCGTCGACATCGTCGACGAGCAGACCATGCGCGAAGAGCTCGATGAATCCACCGGGCGTCGTCAGATGACGATCATCGAGGATCGGGAGAAGAAGCTCCACCCGACGATTCAGATTCTGAAGCACGCCAAGAAGGAAGAGAAGTTGCGTGAGTTCATCGTCCCGGTGGGCGCGCAACTGACGGTACGTGACGGCGAAGACGTCAAGCCGGGTGACACGATCGCGAAGATCAGTCGTGAGGTGTACAAGTCCCGAGACATCACCGGTGGTCTCCCGCGTGTTGCGGAGCTGTTCGAGGCGCGACGCCCGAAGGACCCAGCGGTGATCACGGAGATCGACGGTGTGGTCACGTTCGGGGGAATCAAGCGCGGTAAGCGTGAGGTGCACGTCACGCCGGAGACCGGTGAGCTGCGTACATATCCGGTACCGGTCGGGAAGCACATGCGGGTGCACGAGGGTGACCGAGTGCGGGCGGGTGACCGTCTGTCCGAAGGCCCCATCAACCCGCACGACATTCTCGCCATTAAGGGCCCGCGGGCGGTTCAGGAGTACCTGCTGAACGAAGTCCAGGAGGTCTACCGGCTTCAGGGCGTGAAGATCAACGACAAGCACATTGGAGTGATCGTCCGCCAGATGCTGCAGAAGGTCCGGATCACCGACGCTGGTGAGACGGTTCTGCTCGAGGGCGAGAACGTCGATAGAACTGAGTTCAGAGCGACGAACCAGAGGGCGATTGGGGACGAGGTTAAGCCTGCCCGTTCCGAGCCGCTCTTGCTGGGCATTACGAAGGCGTCTCTGACGACCGAGTCGTTCATCTCGGCTGCCTCTTTCCAGGAAACCACCCGAGTGCTCACGGACGCTGCCGTACGCGGCGCACGGGATGACCTCAAGGGCCTGAAGGAGAACATCATTATCGGCCATCTGATCCCGGCTGGAACCGGTGCACACCGCTACCAGGCGGTTGAGTTCATGGTCGAGCAGTCCTACTATGACGAGGAAATCATCCCACTCGGAGAGCCCGATGAAGAGCTCGCGGCGTTAGGGATGGGAGACGAATAGCGGACCAACATCCGCCAGGCAGGAATTTGGTGAGGGGCGCTCCGATGCTAGGGTGCCCCTTGCCGCTTTCTGGGGCACATTGGCACACCGCGTATAGGATTAAGTACTGATCACTTTTCGCTCAGGAAGGACCGCAATGGACTCCACCACTTCGAGCCACATTCCACGAGCACGCTCGAAGGGCCTCCTCGTCGAGCACCTTGATGACGAGACGCTGGTGTATGACTTGAGCAGCCATGAGGCGCACTGCCTGAACAAGGCGGCTGCCCACGTGTGGGGGATGGCGGACGGCGAATACACGGTTGCACAGATTGCGGGGACACTCCCTGACGTGGGCCTTCCTGCGGACGAGTCGATTGTCGCGGCATCCCTTGGGGACCTCACAGCCGCGGAGCTCCTAGTCGCGCCCGATCCGCCGAAGACGTGGACCCTTACACGTCGCCAGGCGTTGCGGGCGCTCGGCCTCGCAGCCGGTGCGTCGCTGTTCCCGACGGTGGATTCCATTGCGGCGCCCTTGGCTAGCTCCGCGGCTTCGTGCCTCACGGAGGCGCAGTGTCAAAGCTTAAACCCTCCCACTTGTACTGGGTTACCGATCTGTGAAGATCCCAGCGAGTGTTGTGTCGTGAGGGGAAGCAATTGCCAGGCACGAAAATGTCCCTAGGGTGATTCTCGGAGCACTTAAGGGTATATCGGTACAAGCCTTCCCCTTCGGCGCAGGCGAACTCGCCCGCAGGAATCGATTCGGACAGGCTTCCGAGCCGGATCAATGCCCCTTCCGTGTCTGTGAAGAGAACGTCCCTAGCTCCTTCTAGTGTCAGGGTTCCGCTGATCAGGGAATGATCCCGTGCAGTGTGGGACAGCCGGTTAGGGACTGTTTCGCGTGCGTATGGGTCCGAGAGGACACGGGACAAGGCGGCCGATGCAGCCATCTTGACGGGCAATGTTGGCGGGTCCCGGACAGGAAGTCGGGCTGTGCCGGGGGTGTCACAAACCCGCGGTCGATGAGATTGGGAGGGGCTGCTGGAACGACCGTTCGGGGCGCTGCCTAGGTATCTTGCCGGGAGTGAGACAGCAGTTGCGTCATCTACAGTGAGTCGGGGGTCCACACCCGTTGACACCCCCCTAACCCGTTTCTACCTTTCCGTGCTGTAGATGGAACGGCACTTGGCAAAACAGCTGAGGAAGCCGACGCGCCGAGAGGCGCTTTTTTTCACGATTAGAACTGCAATGCCGACGATCAACCAGCTCGTGCGGAAGGGCCGCAAGGAAATCCGGAAGAAGAACAAAGCTCCGGCCCTGCAAGCTAATCCCCAGAAACGGGGTGTCTGCACGCGTGTGTACACCACGACCCCAAAGAAGCCGAACTCGGCGCTTCGCAAGGTTGCTCGTGTACGTCTTACGAACGGCTTCGAGGTAACGGCGTACATCGGTGGTGAGGGTCACAACCTTCAGGAGCACTCAATCGTGCTCATCCGCGGTGGCCGTGTTAAAGACCTTCCTGGTGTTCGCTACCACATCATCCGCGGTACGCTTGACGCCTCGGGTGTTGATGCCCGTCGGCAGGGTCGTTCCAAGTACGGCGCCAAGCGGCCCAAGTAAGGCAGATAGAATTAGATGAGTCGTCGTTCACGCGCAGAGAAGAGGGAGACTCCTCCCGATCCGCACTTCGAGTCCCGAGCTGTCACCAAGTTCGTAAACAACTTGATGCAGGACGGAAAGAAGTCCATCGCCGAGAAGATCTTCTACGATGCTTGCGAGATCATGGAGTCGCGTTCGGGTCAGCCCGGGTTGCAGATCTTTGAGCAGGCACTGACCAACGCCAAGCCCGCGCTTGAGGTTAAGAGTCGCCGCGTGGGTGGTGCGACGTACCAGGTGCCCATTGAGGTTCGCCCGGATCGCCGCACAGCCTTGGCAACTCGCTGGCTCATCGGGCATGCCCGGGGCCGGTCAGAGAAGAGCATGGCCGAACGGTTGGCCGCGGAACTGCTTTCGGCGAGCCGCGGTGAGGGCACGACGATCAAGAAGAAGGACGACACGCATCGGATGGCAGAAGCGAACAAGGCGTTCGCGCACTACCGCTGGTAAGGGTCGGTTAGCTGGACCGCAGGCCCTACGGGGTCGGCACAGACAATTTGGGACGCGATGGCCCCGTTCTTCGGGAATTGGGCCCTCTCCGATCGAAGGAGCGCGGACGACTGTCAGTCCCCAGGGACTGCAGATAAGGAACCCCGTGCTCCTTTTTTCACGTCCTACACAACATGAGAATGGAAGAAGGACCGAAATAGATGCCTAGAGAAACGCCACTGTCGAGACTGAGAAACATCGGCATCATGGCGCACATTGACGCCGGTAAGACCACGACCACGGAGCGCGTCCTGTTCTATACAGGTCGGGTGCACCGTGTGGGCGAGGTGCATGACGGTGCTGCGACCATGGATTGGATGGAGCAGGAGCAGGAGCGGGGAATTACGATCACCTCTGCTGCTACCACCGCTCACTGGAACCGTTTCGACACCGAATACCGAATCAACATCATCGACACACCTGGGCACGTGGATTTCACGGCCGAGGTGGAGCGCTCACTGCGTGTGCTGGACGGCGCGGTGGCGGTCTTCTGTGCAGTAGGTGGTGTAGAGCCGCAGTCCGAGACTGTGTGGCGTCAGGCAGATCGTTATCAGGTCCCGCGTATCGCGTTCGTCAACAAGATGGACCGCATCGGTGCGGACTTCATGAACGTGGTCGAGATGATGAAGGACCGCTTGGGCGCTAACGCTCACCCGGTCCAGTATCCACTCGGTGAGGGTGAGCTTTTTACCGGTCACATCGACATCGTGACCCGTAAGTCCCTCATCTATGAAGACGAGATGGGTGCGGAGTTCACGGAGGGAGATGTTCCTGACGCGCTCAAGGCCGACATCGAAGAGTTGCGCAACGCGCTCCTCGAAGCCGCGGTGGAGCATGATGACGAGCTCATTGAGAAGTATCTTGCGGGTGAAGTGCTTTCGAACGACGAGTTCCGTCAAGCGATCCGGACCGCCACCATCAAAGGTGTCATCTTCCCGGTCTTCTGTGGTTCGGCCTTCAAGAACAAAGGCGTGCAGCCGCTTCTGGATGGAGTCATCGACTACCTCCCGTCGCCGGTCGACGTCGAAGCGATTCAGGGGCACGTCCCGCAGAATGACGAAACGTACGAGGCTCGCGAGGCGAGCGACGATGCTCCCTTCGCAGCGCTCGCATTCAAGATTGCGACGGATCCCTACGTCGGTAAGCTGACCTTCTTTCGCGTTTACTCGGGTGTCCTTTCGTCGGGCAGCTACGTGTACAACGCGACGAAAGGCAAGCGTGAGCGCGTAGGTCGTATCCTGCAGATGCACGCAAACAAGCGTGAAGAGCGGTCTGAAGTCTATGCGGGCGATATCGCAGCTGCGATCGGCTTGAAAGACGTGAAGACGGGCGACACGCTGTGCATCGAGTCGGACCCGATCATCCTGGAAGCCATGGACTTCCCGGAGCCTGTTATCGCTGTTGCGATCGAGCCCAAGACGAAGGTTGATCAAGACAAGCTGACGAACGGGTTGATCAAGCTGGCCGATGAGGATCCGACGTTCCGTGTGTTCACGGACCCGGAGACCAACCAGGTGATCATTTCCGGGATGGGAGAGCTCCACCTTGAAATCATCGTTGATCGTTTGCGTCGCGAGTTCGGCGTCGA is drawn from Longimicrobiales bacterium and contains these coding sequences:
- the rpoC gene encoding DNA-directed RNA polymerase subunit beta' is translated as MIDFPRTRDQGSSDFEFIQVKLASPEEIRGWSFGEVIKPETINYRSFKPERDGLFCERIFGPVKDWECHCGKFKRIRFRGHVCDRCGVEVTLSKVRRERMGHIELAVPVAHIWFFKTLPSQLGYLLGMTLRDLEKVIYYAAYVVTNPGKQEVEYLDLLDEDEYYDLRVKARDEGDETFKAEIGAEGSRTLLKMLDSPERRIKDRNSDGRGLDRLAVWLRHEIATETSQHRKKKKLKRLKVVDALRNSGETPDTRNRPEWMILDVIPVIPPDLRPLVPLDGGRFATSDLNDLYRRVINRNNRLKKLIDMRAPEVILRNEKRMLQEAVDALFDNGRRSKAIRGRGKRPLKSLSDMLKGKQGRFRQNLLGKRVDYSGRSVIVVGPELKLHQCGLPKAMAVELFKPFIIHELEKRGEAETVKRAKKIVEKADPKVYEVLEDIIKDHPVLLNRAPTLHRLGIQAFEPVLVEGKAIRVHPLVCAAFNADFDGDQMAVHVPLSYEAQLEARVLMLSSNNILLPSNGRPVAAPTQDMVIGLYYLTNPGLYMTDLERAAGDSKVPQARRDTANEALSKIFEGAPRFSTYGEVEMALASEALTFQSPVWYWVGEQYGEEEGSWKRTAAGRVLFNSIVPDQLGFQNRTFGKKELGDIVFDSFENAGLGRTTEFLDDLKNFGFRYATMGGISVGIADLEVPMEKADILKEADEQIARFQKAYSSGFISNGERYNKVIDTWTHANNDVADAMVRHLEQSKDGFNPVYMMMSSGARGNRDQMRQLAGMRGLMAKPQKKLTGGIGEIIESPIKSNFREGLTVVEYFISTHGARKGLADTALKTADAGYLTRRLVDVAQDVTVMHEDCGTILGLEMTALKEGEDIIEALMDRIVGNVALEDVYDPIDGELLVEAGALIDEVASEDIEEAGLQMVKIRSVLTCEALRGICRQCYGRNLATMKMVDIGEAVGIIAAQSIGEPGTQLTLRTFHIGGTASRIAAQTQRKSKIDGIVELERVTTVVTPEKDKIVTSREGEILLKTKEGAIRSRLAVPYGATLSVAEDASIDAGDLLFSWDPYSEPIVADSKGVIRFVDIVDEQTMREELDESTGRRQMTIIEDREKKLHPTIQILKHAKKEEKLREFIVPVGAQLTVRDGEDVKPGDTIAKISREVYKSRDITGGLPRVAELFEARRPKDPAVITEIDGVVTFGGIKRGKREVHVTPETGELRTYPVPVGKHMRVHEGDRVRAGDRLSEGPINPHDILAIKGPRAVQEYLLNEVQEVYRLQGVKINDKHIGVIVRQMLQKVRITDAGETVLLEGENVDRTEFRATNQRAIGDEVKPARSEPLLLGITKASLTTESFISAASFQETTRVLTDAAVRGARDDLKGLKENIIIGHLIPAGTGAHRYQAVEFMVEQSYYDEEIIPLGEPDEELAALGMGDE
- the rpsL gene encoding 30S ribosomal protein S12, which translates into the protein MPTINQLVRKGRKEIRKKNKAPALQANPQKRGVCTRVYTTTPKKPNSALRKVARVRLTNGFEVTAYIGGEGHNLQEHSIVLIRGGRVKDLPGVRYHIIRGTLDASGVDARRQGRSKYGAKRPK
- the rpsG gene encoding 30S ribosomal protein S7, translated to MSRRSRAEKRETPPDPHFESRAVTKFVNNLMQDGKKSIAEKIFYDACEIMESRSGQPGLQIFEQALTNAKPALEVKSRRVGGATYQVPIEVRPDRRTALATRWLIGHARGRSEKSMAERLAAELLSASRGEGTTIKKKDDTHRMAEANKAFAHYRW
- the fusA gene encoding elongation factor G, coding for MPRETPLSRLRNIGIMAHIDAGKTTTTERVLFYTGRVHRVGEVHDGAATMDWMEQEQERGITITSAATTAHWNRFDTEYRINIIDTPGHVDFTAEVERSLRVLDGAVAVFCAVGGVEPQSETVWRQADRYQVPRIAFVNKMDRIGADFMNVVEMMKDRLGANAHPVQYPLGEGELFTGHIDIVTRKSLIYEDEMGAEFTEGDVPDALKADIEELRNALLEAAVEHDDELIEKYLAGEVLSNDEFRQAIRTATIKGVIFPVFCGSAFKNKGVQPLLDGVIDYLPSPVDVEAIQGHVPQNDETYEAREASDDAPFAALAFKIATDPYVGKLTFFRVYSGVLSSGSYVYNATKGKRERVGRILQMHANKREERSEVYAGDIAAAIGLKDVKTGDTLCIESDPIILEAMDFPEPVIAVAIEPKTKVDQDKLTNGLIKLADEDPTFRVFTDPETNQVIISGMGELHLEIIVDRLRREFGVEANIGRPQVAYRETIRNRAENVHGKFVRQTGGRGQYGHAVIHIEPGSTGSGFVFEDKIVGGSIPREYISSVEAGIKEGLVAGVMAGYPVIDVKVQLIDGSYHDVDSNEMAFKIAGGMALKEGLKKAKSVLLEPIMDVEVVTPADYMGDIIGDLSSRRGKIGGMTERAGARVIGASVPLGEMFGYSTTLRSMSQGRAVYTMQFAHYEEVPKSKAEEIMSANGAD